A DNA window from Rossellomorea marisflavi contains the following coding sequences:
- the cydC gene encoding thiol reductant ABC exporter subunit CydC: protein MRELTEIIRLTLKEKKDVVLSAVFGAVAGLTSVGVFALSGYMISQAALEVPLYVLTIMIALMKLLGILKAVTRYAERYYSHRATFTILANLRASIFERLETIAPTIFQRYKSGDLLARIVGDVESLQNFFLRVFYPPLVMVIVFMATILFTLFYSMPTGILLMVGVLLTGFLIPSMVTLKQRKIESRVRDSRSELSAGTTEFLYGFRELKIHQQLSHQEEALGGASSTYVEEQDLESRHSLFSHTINLLVSLLITWFVLVVGVYAVGEGTLDGVLLAMLVMISLTVFDEAIPMATLPYHLEDSRKASKRLGEIRGAELKERRSEDAPDHAPSFRMEKVGFTFEGGERPSISGVDLYIPEGSKTAVIGASGSGKSTLLNLLLTFHTPDEGQILLDSHPLDAIKQESLWQRAAVILQENHFFHGSIRDNLLIAGEVDDEELERVLSKVKLPFGLEDTVTEKGGNLSGGEKQRMAIARAILKGGPLWIMDEPTSSIDPMLEAELMDVILQEAEHSTLLLISHRLTGLEEMDQIVVMEEGEIAEIGNYRELMDQKGYFYHMKEIEKNVIFQ, encoded by the coding sequence ATGAGAGAGTTGACTGAGATCATTCGATTAACACTGAAAGAGAAAAAAGATGTCGTCCTTTCTGCTGTCTTCGGTGCGGTGGCCGGTCTGACATCCGTCGGGGTTTTCGCTTTGAGTGGATATATGATTTCCCAGGCGGCACTTGAAGTGCCCCTTTATGTCCTGACCATCATGATTGCTCTTATGAAGCTTTTAGGCATCCTGAAGGCAGTGACAAGATATGCGGAACGATATTATTCCCACCGTGCGACGTTTACGATCCTTGCCAACTTGAGGGCATCGATCTTTGAACGGTTGGAAACCATTGCGCCGACGATTTTTCAGCGATACAAAAGCGGTGATCTCCTTGCTCGGATTGTAGGGGATGTGGAGAGCCTGCAGAACTTCTTCCTGAGGGTCTTCTATCCGCCCCTTGTCATGGTGATTGTATTCATGGCCACGATTCTCTTCACCCTCTTCTACTCAATGCCGACGGGAATCTTGCTGATGGTGGGTGTCCTGCTCACCGGTTTCTTGATTCCATCCATGGTCACCCTCAAACAAAGGAAAATTGAATCACGGGTGAGGGATAGCCGAAGTGAGCTATCTGCCGGCACGACAGAATTCCTATACGGCTTCAGGGAACTGAAGATCCATCAGCAATTGTCCCATCAGGAAGAGGCGCTCGGCGGTGCTTCCTCTACGTATGTGGAAGAGCAGGATTTGGAAAGTCGCCACTCCTTATTCAGTCATACCATCAACCTTCTCGTCTCCCTGCTGATCACGTGGTTCGTATTGGTTGTTGGAGTGTACGCCGTCGGGGAAGGGACACTCGATGGTGTCCTACTCGCGATGCTCGTCATGATTTCACTGACCGTCTTTGACGAAGCGATTCCGATGGCGACCCTTCCTTACCACTTGGAAGATTCAAGGAAGGCTTCCAAACGCCTCGGAGAAATCCGAGGGGCAGAGCTTAAGGAACGGAGAAGTGAAGATGCTCCTGATCATGCGCCATCCTTCAGAATGGAAAAGGTGGGATTCACGTTTGAAGGAGGGGAGAGGCCATCGATCTCGGGCGTTGATCTGTATATACCGGAAGGGTCGAAGACGGCTGTCATCGGTGCATCGGGTTCCGGAAAATCGACGCTACTGAATCTGCTTCTAACCTTCCATACACCGGATGAAGGTCAGATCCTGTTGGATTCCCACCCCCTTGATGCCATTAAACAGGAAAGCCTTTGGCAAAGAGCGGCCGTCATCCTTCAGGAAAACCACTTCTTTCATGGATCGATCAGGGATAATCTGTTGATTGCCGGGGAGGTCGATGATGAAGAGTTGGAAAGGGTACTCTCAAAAGTGAAGCTTCCATTCGGGTTGGAGGATACTGTGACTGAAAAAGGCGGTAACCTATCAGGAGGGGAAAAGCAGAGGATGGCCATTGCGAGGGCGATCTTGAAAGGCGGCCCACTTTGGATAATGGACGAGCCGACTTCCTCCATCGATCCAATGCTCGAAGCTGAACTGATGGACGTTATTCTCCAAGAGGCGGAGCATAGCACGCTTCTTCTCATCAGTCATCGACTGACAGGGCTTGAAGAAATGGATCAGATCGTGGTGATGGAAGAAGGAGAAATAGCGGAAATCGGCAACTATCGGGAGCTGATGGACCAAAAAGGGTATTTCTATCACATGAAGGAAATTGAGAAGAACGTAATCTTCCAGTAG
- a CDS encoding carboxymuconolactone decarboxylase family protein — protein sequence MTRIASAEIGATPFMRLLGHHEGVMERWGQLSEELEGDGHLTKELKEQVRRVLAFQNGCLYCQAKGRPDPGVFDEKTSVAVGFAEVFGVQGSRVQDGLFNVLKESFSDEEISELIAFISFTSASQTFGALMDLRPEEN from the coding sequence ATGACAAGGATTGCTTCAGCTGAGATAGGCGCAACACCGTTCATGCGCCTGCTTGGACATCATGAAGGGGTAATGGAACGATGGGGGCAGCTTTCTGAAGAATTGGAGGGTGACGGTCATTTGACGAAAGAGCTGAAAGAGCAGGTGAGGCGGGTATTGGCATTTCAAAATGGATGCTTATACTGCCAGGCAAAGGGAAGACCGGATCCTGGGGTGTTTGATGAAAAAACATCAGTGGCCGTCGGTTTTGCAGAAGTGTTCGGTGTGCAGGGGAGCAGGGTTCAGGATGGTCTGTTCAATGTGCTGAAGGAATCGTTCAGCGACGAAGAAATCTCAGAACTTATTGCCTTCATCAGTTTCACCTCTGCTTCCCAGACATTTGGAGCCCTCATGGATCTTCGTCCGGAAGAAAATTAA
- a CDS encoding GNAT family N-acetyltransferase, translating to MRYEKGDIKVRPLKEEDAEFLYNWLNDPRILEYYEGRDKPFTHEMVKEAFYNDDKEKVACIVQYKGEKVGYLQYYPLDDETKQRYGYTNLDEFIYGTDQFIGDSRYWNKGVGTLMIKAMVEYFMLEKGLHRLVMDPMTWNRRAIRCYEKCGYSKARILPQNELHEGEWHDCWLMEYIPD from the coding sequence ATGCGTTATGAGAAAGGTGATATCAAGGTCCGGCCGCTGAAGGAAGAAGATGCCGAATTTCTTTATAACTGGCTGAACGATCCGCGGATCCTTGAGTATTACGAAGGAAGGGACAAACCCTTTACCCATGAGATGGTGAAGGAAGCTTTTTATAATGACGATAAAGAGAAGGTCGCCTGCATCGTTCAATATAAAGGGGAGAAGGTCGGTTATCTCCAATACTATCCATTGGACGATGAGACCAAGCAGCGCTATGGATATACGAATCTTGATGAATTCATCTACGGGACCGATCAATTCATAGGAGATTCACGGTACTGGAATAAAGGCGTGGGCACCCTGATGATCAAGGCCATGGTGGAATATTTTATGCTTGAAAAAGGCCTGCACCGACTGGTGATGGATCCGATGACATGGAATCGAAGGGCAATCAGATGCTATGAAAAATGCGGCTACAGCAAAGCACGGATCCTTCCTCAAAATGAGCTGCACGAAGGTGAATGGCACGACTGCTGGCTGATGGAATACATACCGGATTGA
- a CDS encoding tetratricopeptide repeat protein: MKKAIEARRSGNTGESIRILKELIAQYPDSGILHYQCAWSHDASGLEEEAVEYYEKALKYGLDEEESIGAYTGLGSTYRALGKYEKSKEVLEEGIERHGDRAMTVFYSMTLYNLGESKKAMELLLGQLCDTSSDESIQSYATPIKYYSLDLDRTW; the protein is encoded by the coding sequence ATGAAAAAAGCGATTGAAGCAAGACGATCAGGGAATACAGGGGAGTCGATCAGAATACTGAAAGAGCTGATCGCCCAATACCCCGACAGTGGAATCCTGCACTATCAATGTGCCTGGAGTCATGACGCATCAGGGCTTGAAGAGGAAGCCGTAGAGTATTATGAAAAAGCATTGAAATATGGGTTGGATGAGGAAGAGTCGATCGGTGCTTATACGGGACTCGGGAGCACCTACCGTGCCCTCGGGAAGTATGAAAAATCAAAAGAAGTGCTTGAGGAAGGTATTGAACGGCACGGAGACCGGGCAATGACTGTCTTCTACAGCATGACGCTGTATAACCTTGGAGAGTCGAAGAAGGCAATGGAACTGCTGTTGGGACAGCTGTGTGACACTTCTTCCGATGAATCGATTCAATCATATGCAACCCCGATCAAGTACTACAGCTTGGACCTTGATCGTACGTGGTAA
- a CDS encoding L-lactate dehydrogenase, producing the protein MKTNKVVLIGTGFVGSSYAFALLNQNLVHELVMIDMNVEKAMGDAMDLNHGLAFSSPMKIRAGAYSDCRDADLVVITAGANQKPGETRLDLIDKNVRIFKTIVDSVMESGFDGIFLVATNPVDLLSYATWTFSGLPKERVIGSGTILDTARLRYLLGEYFHLDTRNIHAYIMGEHGDTEFPVWSHATIGASALGDLVDLTDPQVQSDLQDLFENVRDAAYHIIEKKGATYYGIAMGLARLTKAILNDENSILTISSLLDGEYGQHGLYTGVPSIINRQGIRKVVELPLDETEQKQFKRSIDTLKHAMSTGFPSDL; encoded by the coding sequence ATGAAAACAAATAAAGTCGTATTGATCGGAACAGGCTTTGTCGGTTCAAGCTATGCTTTTGCCCTTCTCAATCAAAATCTTGTCCATGAGCTCGTGATGATCGACATGAACGTCGAAAAAGCCATGGGAGACGCCATGGACCTTAATCATGGCCTCGCATTCTCTTCCCCAATGAAGATACGTGCAGGAGCCTACAGCGACTGCCGCGATGCAGATCTTGTCGTGATCACCGCTGGGGCCAATCAAAAACCCGGTGAAACGAGGTTGGATCTTATTGATAAGAACGTCCGGATCTTTAAAACCATTGTCGATTCGGTGATGGAGAGCGGCTTTGATGGTATCTTCCTCGTGGCCACCAATCCCGTCGATCTATTAAGCTATGCTACCTGGACTTTCTCCGGGCTCCCAAAGGAAAGGGTGATCGGCTCAGGGACGATCCTTGATACCGCAAGGCTACGCTACCTGCTGGGTGAATACTTTCACCTTGATACGCGGAACATCCATGCCTATATCATGGGCGAACACGGCGACACCGAATTTCCGGTCTGGAGTCACGCCACCATCGGGGCCAGCGCCCTTGGTGACCTGGTCGATCTTACGGATCCACAGGTCCAGAGCGATCTTCAGGACCTTTTTGAAAACGTCAGGGATGCTGCCTACCATATCATTGAGAAAAAAGGAGCCACCTACTACGGGATTGCCATGGGATTGGCCCGTCTCACCAAAGCTATACTGAATGATGAGAACAGCATCCTTACCATCTCTTCCCTCCTGGATGGGGAGTATGGGCAGCACGGTCTCTATACCGGGGTGCCTTCCATCATCAATCGACAAGGCATCAGGAAGGTGGTCGAACTTCCACTGGATGAAACGGAGCAGAAGCAATTCAAGAGATCCATTGATACGTTGAAGCACGCCATGAGTACCGGTTTCCCTTCTGATTTATAG
- the tyrS gene encoding tyrosine--tRNA ligase, whose translation MQKLTDQQEQEVQEQLAVYRQGVQEIIPLKELESKIRTSVIENRPLKIKLGLDPSAPDVHLGHTVVLNKLRQFQDHGHIIQLIIGDFTGKIGDPTGKSAARKQLTEDEVKHNAQTYFEQFSKVLDMDKVELHYNSKWLSEMKMEDVIGLAGKITVARLMERDDFEARIKEGKPISLHEFFYPLMQGFDSVQLECDIELGGTDQHFNVLMGRHFQEKFNKEKQVVILMPLLEGLDGVDKMSKSKHNYIGIDESPEEMFGKTMSLPDHLMMKYFELITDLAPEKIHEIKASLAAGQMHPRDAKMLLGRTIVRMYHGNGASERAQEQFISVFRKGSMPDQIPELQWNDGIEEINILELLVMTKLLPSKSEARKMIMNKGVKLDGDRVEDPHLTVRVQEGMTLQVGKRKFIKLLVDGE comes from the coding sequence ATGCAAAAGCTGACAGATCAACAAGAACAAGAAGTACAGGAGCAGCTGGCTGTCTACCGGCAGGGTGTGCAGGAGATCATCCCTCTCAAAGAACTTGAAAGTAAAATCAGGACATCCGTCATTGAAAATAGACCCTTGAAAATCAAACTGGGGCTTGACCCATCTGCACCGGACGTTCATCTCGGACATACGGTCGTTCTGAATAAGCTTCGCCAGTTCCAGGATCACGGCCATATCATCCAGCTGATCATCGGCGACTTCACGGGGAAAATCGGGGATCCAACGGGGAAATCCGCCGCTCGTAAACAGCTCACCGAAGATGAGGTGAAACATAATGCTCAAACATACTTTGAGCAATTCTCTAAAGTCCTGGACATGGATAAGGTGGAACTCCACTATAATTCCAAATGGTTGAGCGAGATGAAAATGGAAGATGTCATTGGATTGGCGGGGAAAATCACAGTGGCCAGACTGATGGAGCGCGATGACTTCGAAGCGAGGATCAAGGAAGGCAAACCGATCTCCCTTCATGAATTTTTTTACCCGTTGATGCAGGGATTCGACTCGGTGCAGCTTGAATGTGACATCGAGCTTGGCGGAACGGACCAGCATTTCAATGTGCTCATGGGCCGTCATTTCCAGGAGAAATTCAATAAGGAGAAGCAGGTTGTCATTCTTATGCCCCTTCTTGAAGGTCTCGATGGAGTCGATAAGATGTCAAAGTCAAAACATAATTACATTGGAATCGACGAGAGCCCTGAAGAAATGTTCGGAAAGACGATGTCACTGCCCGATCACCTTATGATGAAATACTTTGAGCTCATCACGGATCTTGCTCCTGAGAAAATCCATGAAATCAAAGCCTCTTTGGCAGCAGGACAAATGCATCCCCGTGATGCCAAGATGCTCCTCGGCAGGACCATCGTCAGGATGTACCATGGCAACGGGGCTTCCGAGCGGGCACAAGAGCAGTTCATCTCTGTTTTCCGAAAGGGAAGTATGCCCGATCAGATTCCAGAGCTGCAGTGGAACGACGGTATTGAAGAGATCAACATCCTCGAGCTGCTCGTCATGACTAAACTTCTCCCTTCCAAAAGCGAAGCGAGGAAGATGATCATGAACAAAGGAGTAAAGCTTGATGGAGACAGGGTGGAAGATCCACATCTTACCGTGAGGGTACAGGAAGGAATGACTCTGCAAGTCGGCAAGCGGAAATTCATCAAGCTCCTGGTTGATGGGGAATGA
- a CDS encoding DinB family protein, whose protein sequence is MIDYRITSKEGFDPKIGELISMLEHTRSVTMEELCGISREELDYVDGPGGNTIGSLLMHIAAIERIHQILSFDERDLTQDESDTWGKALNLGEGANKQYHGLEAAAYLEALQEVRSVTLASFSRFSDQWLQEERKWGNGVSHNFHYIWYHVMEDEINHRGQIRLLRRKYRACSN, encoded by the coding sequence GTGATTGATTACAGGATTACAAGCAAAGAAGGATTTGACCCTAAGATTGGTGAACTGATTTCCATGCTCGAGCATACCAGGAGCGTGACAATGGAAGAATTATGTGGAATCAGCCGGGAAGAGCTGGATTATGTGGACGGTCCCGGTGGAAATACCATCGGCAGTCTGCTCATGCATATAGCTGCGATCGAACGGATCCATCAGATTCTTTCTTTTGATGAGAGGGATCTGACACAGGATGAAAGTGATACATGGGGGAAGGCCCTCAACTTGGGGGAAGGGGCCAATAAGCAGTATCATGGATTGGAGGCGGCGGCCTATCTTGAGGCGCTACAAGAGGTTCGGAGTGTAACACTCGCGTCCTTTTCCCGGTTCTCGGATCAATGGCTCCAGGAAGAGAGGAAATGGGGGAATGGGGTTTCGCATAACTTCCATTATATTTGGTATCACGTCATGGAGGATGAAATCAATCATCGGGGACAGATCCGCCTTTTGAGAAGGAAGTATAGAGCGTGTTCAAACTAG
- a CDS encoding transporter — protein MYDQRQFLPGFPGGGGSGGTGFPSIPGLPNVFPPSPPPGQGGSSGPPSPSQGGGQNQPPPGPPPNFQPQKTVMQGGPGGTSTFAVDPGSIRRCLFRYTYIWLNRDAFWFYPVFLGRRSIAGWRWIGFTWVYFGIDLDKIESFTCV, from the coding sequence ATGTACGATCAGCGACAATTCCTACCCGGTTTTCCCGGTGGAGGAGGTTCCGGAGGCACCGGCTTCCCTTCCATCCCCGGACTTCCAAATGTATTCCCGCCATCCCCGCCACCTGGGCAAGGGGGCAGCAGCGGGCCCCCATCGCCTTCTCAGGGCGGTGGACAAAATCAGCCGCCACCTGGACCTCCACCTAACTTCCAGCCTCAGAAGACCGTCATGCAGGGCGGCCCTGGAGGAACGTCGACGTTTGCCGTGGACCCGGGTTCCATCCGGAGATGCCTGTTCCGCTATACCTATATCTGGCTCAACCGGGATGCTTTCTGGTTCTACCCTGTCTTCCTCGGCAGAAGGTCCATAGCAGGGTGGAGATGGATCGGATTCACATGGGTGTATTTCGGAATCGATCTCGATAAAATCGAATCCTTCACATGTGTATAA
- the cydD gene encoding thiol reductant ABC exporter subunit CydD: MKELHSLVKGSRSFMMTLYSSSTLLGLAIVAQAYLIAGIVDRVFLKDASLTDVWPLLAALLVAFAFRAIFSWLNGRTGIRLASSVKGEVRKKLLNKWAHQPLTASVGSQAGRKVSVIMDAVDGLDGYYSKYVPQRIETTLVPLMILLVLFKEHWFTGMIILITAPFIPIFMALIGVKTKEKSEDQMEKLESFSGTFLDVLQGLTTLKLFGKGREKGGEIKESSLNFREATMEVLKTAFLSSLMLEFISMLSIGLIALEVGLRLIVFDSISFYTAFFVLILAPEFYLSMKQLGSAFHTGRGSSGSVKAVKDELERDDGKIVWGEDTIDAQSGSPVIGLKGVGHSYSEGTFHLQPLTVHIEPFSKVAIIGESGSGKTTLLHILSGLIDPSEGEVVVNGKSRRQVTESSWFGLIAYISQNPYIFAGTIEENMAAGSLHTAKELEDAAEKAGLSELISTLEDGFQTVIGEGGRGLSGGEKQRITLARAFLRKPFIVLLDEPTTGLDLKTESILQQSIKELSQSSTIVTVAHRLHTIRHSDQILVLKKGRLIGKGTHEELLKELPEYERMITVQKGVKIT, translated from the coding sequence ATGAAAGAACTACATTCACTGGTAAAAGGCAGCAGGTCGTTCATGATGACTTTATATAGCTCTTCCACTCTTTTGGGTCTCGCCATTGTAGCGCAGGCTTACTTGATTGCGGGGATTGTTGATCGGGTTTTCCTGAAGGACGCCTCTCTGACAGATGTCTGGCCCCTTTTGGCCGCATTACTCGTAGCATTCGCATTCAGGGCAATCTTCAGTTGGCTGAACGGCCGGACAGGGATCCGACTTGCATCATCTGTCAAAGGCGAAGTCAGGAAAAAACTTTTGAATAAATGGGCGCACCAGCCACTGACTGCTTCTGTTGGCAGTCAAGCGGGGAGAAAGGTCTCCGTCATCATGGATGCAGTGGACGGGCTTGATGGCTACTACAGCAAGTATGTACCGCAGCGGATCGAAACAACGCTCGTCCCATTGATGATTTTGCTCGTCCTTTTCAAAGAGCACTGGTTCACTGGCATGATCATCCTGATTACGGCCCCATTCATCCCCATCTTCATGGCCCTCATCGGAGTCAAAACGAAGGAAAAGTCAGAAGACCAGATGGAGAAGCTTGAATCGTTCTCCGGCACGTTCCTCGATGTCCTTCAGGGGTTGACGACATTGAAACTTTTCGGAAAAGGAAGGGAGAAGGGTGGAGAGATCAAGGAAAGCTCCCTGAACTTCCGCGAGGCCACGATGGAGGTGCTGAAGACGGCCTTTCTATCCTCCTTGATGCTTGAGTTCATCTCCATGCTGAGCATCGGGCTGATTGCCCTCGAAGTCGGTCTGCGTCTGATTGTATTCGACAGCATCTCATTTTACACTGCCTTCTTTGTACTCATCCTGGCACCGGAATTCTACCTTTCCATGAAGCAGCTCGGCAGTGCCTTCCATACGGGAAGGGGAAGTTCGGGTTCCGTGAAGGCGGTGAAGGATGAGCTTGAACGGGATGATGGAAAGATTGTATGGGGGGAAGACACTATCGATGCCCAGAGTGGATCACCCGTCATTGGTCTAAAAGGGGTCGGCCATTCTTATTCGGAAGGCACATTTCATCTCCAACCCCTGACCGTTCACATCGAACCGTTCAGCAAGGTGGCCATCATCGGTGAAAGCGGCTCTGGCAAAACGACTCTTTTGCATATCCTTTCGGGATTGATTGATCCATCGGAGGGAGAGGTGGTCGTGAATGGAAAATCGAGAAGACAGGTTACAGAAAGCTCCTGGTTTGGGCTTATCGCTTATATCTCGCAGAATCCGTATATTTTTGCCGGGACGATTGAAGAGAACATGGCGGCCGGATCCCTTCACACAGCAAAGGAACTCGAGGATGCAGCTGAAAAGGCTGGACTGTCGGAACTGATCTCTACTCTGGAGGATGGATTCCAAACCGTGATCGGCGAAGGGGGCAGGGGACTGTCGGGTGGAGAGAAGCAGCGGATCACCCTTGCTAGGGCCTTTTTGCGGAAGCCATTCATCGTCTTGCTTGATGAACCGACCACCGGACTCGATCTGAAGACAGAATCCATTCTTCAACAATCGATCAAGGAATTATCACAGTCTTCAACAATTGTAACGGTTGCCCACAGGTTGCACACGATCCGCCATTCCGATCAGATTCTTGTGTTGAAAAAGGGAAGACTCATCGGAAAAGGTACCCATGAGGAGCTGCTCAAAGAACTGCCTGAATATGAGCGCATGATCACGGTACAAAAAGGAGTGAAGATCACATGA
- a CDS encoding MerR family transcriptional regulator: MKDQFTIGQMSKLYDIPVKTLRYYDEIGLFTPYHTDGVTGYRYYRAEQFQQLDMISFLKDLGVPLKEIKQKLEHSTLDQFLHTLEKYEETTRRKMNELQTTHRHLTQKIQQLQLVKTTERGPMLSSLPKRSIWKEERSFSSLGDMEVLLREIKKTVNHMTPIMVGSVGLFVSPDHISGEEAFAYDGLYILLEDAESGYDTLPEGTYATVYSVEDRRKDSFYYNELVKFVSGLGLETEGPLYTRQIVDSFISHMRDERLIEYQIKVRD, translated from the coding sequence ATGAAGGATCAGTTTACCATCGGACAAATGTCAAAGCTCTATGATATACCAGTGAAAACCCTGAGGTATTATGATGAAATCGGGCTATTCACTCCGTATCATACGGATGGGGTAACAGGTTATCGGTATTACCGCGCCGAGCAGTTCCAGCAGCTCGATATGATCAGCTTTTTGAAAGACTTGGGAGTCCCACTGAAGGAAATCAAGCAAAAATTGGAGCACAGCACGCTGGATCAGTTTTTACACACCCTGGAGAAATACGAGGAAACCACAAGAAGGAAAATGAATGAGTTGCAAACCACTCATCGGCATCTCACCCAAAAAATTCAGCAGCTTCAGCTTGTGAAGACAACGGAACGCGGACCTATGCTCTCCTCTTTGCCAAAGAGAAGCATCTGGAAAGAAGAGAGGTCCTTTTCTTCCCTGGGAGATATGGAAGTGCTTCTCAGGGAAATCAAGAAAACCGTCAATCATATGACGCCCATCATGGTCGGTTCCGTCGGGTTGTTTGTATCACCGGACCATATCAGCGGAGAAGAGGCGTTTGCCTATGACGGGTTGTATATCCTTCTTGAAGATGCAGAATCCGGATACGATACTTTACCCGAAGGAACGTATGCCACTGTCTACTCGGTGGAGGATCGGAGAAAGGATTCCTTCTATTATAATGAGCTGGTGAAGTTTGTATCAGGGCTGGGCCTTGAAACGGAGGGACCACTCTATACAAGGCAGATTGTCGATTCCTTCATTTCCCACATGAGGGATGAACGATTGATTGAGTATCAGATCAAAGTTCGTGATTGA
- a CDS encoding Lrp/AsnC family transcriptional regulator, with amino-acid sequence MKIDDIDRKILNELMRDSRLSMSELGRRINLSSPSVSERVKQMESHGVIESYTTKVNLGKLGNDIQCIIEATVKNGDYKGFKQKISELPNVDFCYRIAGQACFMLKLHFASFTEAEAFIDYINPFAHTVTHFIFSEVETRTLFTN; translated from the coding sequence ATGAAAATTGACGACATCGACAGGAAGATTTTGAACGAACTTATGCGGGACAGCAGGCTTTCCATGAGTGAACTCGGAAGGCGGATCAACCTCTCTTCCCCATCCGTCTCCGAAAGGGTGAAGCAGATGGAATCCCATGGTGTCATCGAGTCCTATACTACGAAGGTCAACCTAGGAAAACTCGGCAACGACATTCAGTGCATCATCGAAGCCACAGTGAAAAACGGGGACTACAAAGGATTCAAGCAAAAAATCAGTGAGCTTCCAAACGTGGACTTCTGCTACCGGATCGCAGGGCAAGCCTGTTTCATGCTCAAGCTCCACTTTGCATCGTTCACCGAGGCTGAAGCCTTCATAGACTACATCAATCCCTTCGCCCACACCGTCACCCATTTCATCTTCTCAGAAGTCGAAACCCGTACCCTTTTCACAAATTAA
- a CDS encoding NCS2 family permease, translating to MFKLKENGTSTKTEILAGLTTFLTMAYIVVVNPIILSDAGVPFDQVFMATIISAAVGTLWMALFANYPIAIAPGMGLNAYFTYSVVGGHEDISYSVAFAAVFVAGIIFIILSLTPFRKKLIEAIPQNLKHGITAGIGLFIAFIGLRLSGLIQADPSNLVKLGDLHSSSAILALIGLAVTLVLMVLNVHGALFIGMIITAIVAFFTGDLSFKEGFVAMPHLPEGLIISNPITAFTDVIQHSLYAVVFSFLLVTIFDTTGTMVGVAQQAGLLKNNEMPRAREALLADSLGTTVGAMFGTSPTSAFVESSAGVSAGGRTGLTSLTVAVLFIVSAFFGPLVSAVSGLSAITAPALIIVGSLMIGSISHIKWDELDEAFPAFLIILSMPLTSSIATGIALGFISYPLLKVAKGKWREVHPLVYIFAVLFFYQLAFIPH from the coding sequence ATGTTTAAATTAAAGGAAAACGGCACGTCAACCAAGACAGAAATCCTTGCCGGACTGACCACGTTCTTAACAATGGCTTACATCGTCGTCGTCAATCCGATCATCCTTTCCGATGCAGGGGTGCCGTTCGACCAGGTATTCATGGCCACCATCATCTCGGCAGCTGTCGGTACGCTCTGGATGGCACTGTTCGCAAACTATCCGATTGCCATCGCCCCAGGAATGGGATTGAATGCCTACTTTACATATTCCGTTGTCGGAGGGCATGAAGATATTTCGTACTCTGTTGCCTTTGCAGCAGTATTCGTAGCCGGTATCATCTTCATCATCCTTTCGCTGACACCGTTCCGTAAGAAATTGATCGAAGCCATACCGCAAAACCTTAAACATGGGATCACAGCCGGTATCGGTCTCTTCATCGCGTTTATCGGTCTTCGTTTATCCGGACTGATCCAAGCTGATCCGTCCAATCTCGTTAAACTCGGGGACCTGCATTCTTCGTCTGCCATCCTTGCTCTGATCGGACTGGCTGTCACCCTCGTCCTCATGGTCCTGAATGTACATGGGGCGCTGTTCATCGGGATGATCATCACGGCCATTGTTGCATTCTTCACTGGTGACCTGTCGTTCAAGGAAGGCTTCGTCGCCATGCCTCATCTGCCTGAAGGGCTGATCATCTCTAACCCGATCACTGCATTCACCGATGTGATTCAGCACAGCTTGTACGCTGTCGTATTCTCCTTCTTGCTTGTGACCATCTTTGATACGACGGGTACGATGGTCGGTGTTGCCCAGCAGGCCGGGCTCCTTAAAAACAATGAAATGCCGCGTGCCCGCGAAGCACTCCTTGCTGATTCACTCGGGACGACTGTCGGAGCTATGTTCGGTACGAGTCCTACCAGTGCCTTCGTTGAATCATCCGCAGGGGTATCAGCAGGAGGACGTACAGGATTGACCTCTCTTACAGTGGCTGTACTATTCATCGTTTCAGCGTTTTTCGGTCCTCTTGTGAGTGCCGTTTCGGGATTATCCGCCATCACGGCTCCAGCTTTGATCATCGTAGGAAGCCTGATGATCGGAAGCATTTCCCACATCAAATGGGACGAGCTCGATGAAGCTTTCCCGGCATTCCTCATCATTCTAAGCATGCCTCTTACTTCGAGCATCGCTACAGGGATTGCACTCGGGTTCATCTCTTACCCGCTCCTGAAAGTGGCCAAAGGAAAATGGCGTGAAGTCCATCCCCTTGTGTATATCTTTGCCGTGCTGTTCTTCTATCAGCTGGCATTCATCCCTCATTAA